One region of Hymenobacter sediminicola genomic DNA includes:
- a CDS encoding sporulation protein: protein MMKPYLRNVLLFSAFLALGACAATAPASTGTTAPVDTAKTKPAQPLPAEDLGRYRPVFVAPKEVAAPVTKPAVAPTNHVNPQIEQRLRDQAYTNQNVKYAQGYRILAYVGLERDKAMSIRRSVISRYPDETDYLTFKQPVFRLYIGDYLTRLDAEQAMLRIRPLAPKAELESAQVVLNKTAF, encoded by the coding sequence ATGATGAAACCCTACCTGCGTAACGTGCTGCTGTTTTCTGCTTTTCTGGCCCTTGGGGCGTGTGCGGCTACCGCGCCAGCCTCCACCGGCACCACGGCCCCCGTCGATACGGCTAAAACGAAGCCTGCCCAGCCACTACCCGCCGAAGACCTAGGCCGCTACCGGCCGGTATTTGTGGCACCGAAGGAGGTGGCCGCTCCGGTGACAAAACCGGCGGTAGCACCCACCAACCACGTAAACCCGCAGATTGAGCAACGCCTCCGCGACCAGGCGTACACCAACCAGAACGTGAAATATGCGCAGGGCTACCGCATTCTAGCCTACGTGGGGCTGGAGCGCGACAAGGCCATGAGTATCCGCCGCTCCGTCATCAGCCGCTACCCCGACGAAACCGATTACCTCACATTCAAACAACCCGTATTTCGCCTCTATATCGGCGACTACCTCACGCGCCTCGATGCCGAGCAAGCCATGTTGCGCATCCGGCCGCTGGCCCCGAAAGCCGAGCTGGAATCAGCACAGGTTGTACTGAACAAAACTGCGTTTTAG
- a CDS encoding M20 metallopeptidase family protein yields MQHLLSRIKTLAAEHAADTVALRQHLHAHPELSFEEHNTVAFVTEQLRKMGLKPQPIANTGVVALIEGRNPGTRTVALRADMDALPITEQNEVPYKSTNPGVMHACGHDVHTSSLLGAARILTELKDEFEGTVKLMFQPGEEKLPGGASLMIQEGVLENPKPASVLGQHVFPMLPAGQIGIRPGRYMASTDELYLTVRGKGGHGAMPEMNLDPVLVAAHIIVAAQQLVSRRANPKLPTVLSFGKVIANGATNVIPNEVYLEGTFRTLNEEWRNEAHGHLRRLCEGLADAMGATCELEIRRGYPYLENEPKLTARVREAAEQYLGAENVIELDQWMAAEDFAYFSQAADACFYRLGTRAQDGRFASSVHTPTFDIEPQALETGPGLMAWLTLQELAVH; encoded by the coding sequence ATGCAACATCTTCTGTCCCGCATCAAGACCCTGGCCGCCGAGCATGCCGCCGATACAGTGGCGTTGCGCCAGCACCTGCACGCCCATCCCGAGTTGTCGTTTGAGGAGCACAACACCGTGGCCTTCGTGACAGAGCAGCTGCGTAAGATGGGCCTCAAGCCCCAACCCATTGCCAACACCGGCGTGGTAGCGCTTATCGAAGGCCGCAACCCCGGCACCCGCACCGTGGCGCTGCGCGCTGATATGGATGCTCTGCCCATTACGGAGCAGAATGAGGTGCCCTACAAATCCACGAACCCCGGCGTGATGCACGCCTGCGGCCACGATGTACACACCTCATCGTTGCTGGGGGCGGCCCGCATTCTGACGGAGCTGAAAGACGAGTTTGAAGGGACCGTGAAGCTGATGTTTCAGCCCGGCGAAGAGAAACTGCCCGGCGGTGCTTCGCTCATGATTCAGGAAGGCGTACTCGAAAACCCCAAACCAGCCAGCGTACTGGGCCAGCACGTATTCCCGATGCTGCCGGCCGGCCAGATTGGTATCCGGCCGGGGCGCTACATGGCCAGCACCGACGAGCTGTATCTGACCGTGCGTGGCAAAGGGGGCCACGGCGCCATGCCTGAAATGAACCTCGACCCAGTGTTGGTAGCCGCCCACATTATTGTGGCCGCGCAGCAGCTGGTGAGCCGCCGCGCCAATCCCAAGCTGCCCACGGTGCTGTCGTTCGGCAAAGTCATTGCCAACGGTGCCACCAACGTCATTCCGAACGAAGTATACCTGGAAGGCACGTTCCGGACGCTGAACGAGGAGTGGCGCAATGAAGCCCACGGCCACCTGCGCCGCCTCTGCGAAGGCCTGGCCGACGCTATGGGCGCGACGTGCGAGCTGGAAATCCGGCGCGGCTACCCGTATCTGGAGAACGAGCCTAAGCTCACGGCGCGGGTCCGGGAGGCGGCCGAACAATATCTGGGCGCTGAAAACGTAATTGAGCTGGACCAGTGGATGGCGGCCGAGGATTTCGCCTACTTCTCACAAGCCGCTGATGCCTGTTTCTACCGCCTCGGTACGCGTGCTCAGGATGGCCGCTTCGCCTCGTCGGTGCATACGCCTACCTTCGATATCGAGCCCCAAGCCCTAGAAACGGGCCCCGGCCTGATGGCTTGGCTTACGCTGCAGGAGTTGGCCGTTCACTAA
- a CDS encoding Hsp20/alpha crystallin family protein, with product MATLLYNNRPALRPSRAFNSVLNEMLRDTLPITNQPSKVFNPAADVLESEQGFELQLALPGVAKEDVKIDFQEGQLIISGERKAPEATENAPKFHRAETGYGSFSRSFRLPDTVDVTAIGAELTDGILRVSLPFDSKKVTKHHIEVR from the coding sequence ATGGCAACTCTGCTGTATAACAATCGTCCTGCTTTGCGTCCGTCACGTGCTTTCAACTCCGTGCTAAACGAAATGCTGCGCGACACACTACCCATCACCAATCAGCCGTCTAAGGTGTTTAACCCGGCCGCCGATGTGCTGGAATCGGAGCAGGGATTTGAACTGCAACTCGCGCTGCCCGGCGTAGCAAAAGAGGATGTGAAAATCGACTTTCAGGAAGGTCAGCTAATTATCAGCGGTGAGCGGAAAGCGCCGGAAGCCACCGAAAACGCCCCCAAATTTCACCGCGCCGAAACCGGCTACGGCAGCTTCTCCCGGAGCTTCCGCCTACCCGATACCGTGGATGTAACCGCTATTGGCGCTGAACTGACGGATGGGATTCTTCGCGTAAGCTTGCCTTTTGACAGCAAAAAAGTGACGAAACACCATATCGAAGTGCGCTAA